DNA from Nitrospira sp.:
CTGGGCAACAAGGAGCTGGTCGTGCCCCGCTTGAACGATGCGATGACTTCCATCGAAACAAGCACCTCTACCCTGCAGGTCGTCCGCCAGTTCCTCTCCTTCTCACACGACCAGCCACTGAGCTACCATGTCACAGGTGTGCTCTATACCAAGGAGGGTCGGCTTCCCTTCGAGAACTCCGGCGTCTTGCTGGAGAAGGGACAACTCTCCGGCTCTCCTGCCGCTCCCTAACAATCCCGGCCCCATTCGTCGTTCGTGAAGCGTCGTTCGTCCCTCGCACAACGCAGGCTGCTTTCCCTGACGAGATACGCTTCACGATTCACGCGTCACGGCTCGGTGAGCAAGGCGAAAGCAATGCCGGCGGCCTTTTTCAACAGCTTGCTACACGCCGCCCCATGATCGCGCCCCCTGCACCAACTCAGGTTGCTGCTGTTCGAATTGCTTCATCATCAGCGTAATGGCCTCTTCCGGGTTTTCCACGGCCGCGATCAACCGACGCCCCAGCTTCTTGAAAAACTTTTCTTCGGCCGGCGTGGCCCCGACCAGAATGACCGGCTTGCCGGCCTTCAGCGCGAGCGCCACCTCCGAGACGGTGCCGGCTCCCGTCAGGCCGCAGGCCACCACCACATGGCTGGACATCACATTGACGTTGTTTCTGGCATTGCCCATTTCGGTGATGATGGCCAGATCGACATACTTGGACACACGTTCCCGAGCCGAGGGGAGCACACCGATCGTCAAGCTGCCGGGAACCCGTTTAGCACCCTGACAGGCCGCATCCATCACCCCCACGTCTCGGCCTCCTGTCAGCACCACCCACTCCCGCCGCGCGATCAACTCGCCGAGTACGCGGGCATTGTCGATATCCTTTTTTCTGGCCTTGGCGGGACCCATGACCCCCACGACGTATCGCATGCGCTATTCCTTACGTTCTCCCGCACATTGCGGCTGCCACCAGCCCGTCACCGCCACGGTCGCGTAATAAATGGACCAAGCGTCCGTATCATCGGCCAGCCGGCAATAGTCGTCGATGTCGCCGCCCGTGACCAGTCCCGTCGCGACATACTTGCTCCGCAGTTGCTCGGCGGACAGCTTCATCAACTCTGCGATCGGCCCGCCCCCCGCCGACAGATGGCCCTCATGTTCCACCGTCAAGTGGCTCAAGTGATGGCACTTGAACAAGGCGGGCAACTTCGCTCCCAGGGCATGGTCCATTCCGAGGGACGTAAACATCCGTTCGATGGCGGCGGTGACGCGTCCGAACGCGGCCCGAGCCCCATCCGGACCAGCCACCGCCCGCGCCGCTTCGAAATCCGGCTCCTCGATGACGACCCAGCCGCCTGGTTTGACACAACGCAACATGCGCGCAAACGCCGCCTGATAGTCCGCGATATGAATCAGGACGTACCGCGCATGGACCAGGTCGAAGGCGGCCGGCGGGAGGTCCACGTCACAGATATCTCCCTGCTGAATCTCGATGGTCGAACTGCCGCTGCCCCGCAAGAAACGCGGATCGGTATCGAGTGCGACCACCTTGCCCGAGGGACCGACCCGCTGTTCCAGCCACCGAACGATGGACCCGGCCCCCGCCCCCACTTCCAAGCAATGCCACCCGGTCGTCAGGCCGGCCGACAGCAGCCGGCGCTGGGTGCCGGGATCGAAAATCCGCTCCAGCATCTGCAACCGCGCCAGCTCGCGCGGCTCCTCGGCTGCATGGAATACGTAATCCGTCTTCAGCATGTCCCTTCCTTCATTGAGCAGCATCAGGACGCTCCGAAACCAACGCGCCATGAACCTCTTAGCAGGCTGCGGAAAAACCCCGTCGGGACGCGAAAACTCCGGTGGTCCACATCGAACGGCACAGCAGAAGAACATCCCTCCAGGATGCTCAAAAAGGCCGTCCAGCAAGGCCGCAGCATGCGAAGAGGCGACGCGTACTCTGTTCGGTACGTGGAGCCTCTGAGCGAAGCGAGAACGCCGCTGGCGGACTTTTTCAGCATCCTGTTAGAATCGAGACCCCGTCAAAGTGACATCCGCCCGTGCCCAGGCGGTACGGAACCGGGTTTCTTCCTGCGCCGCTGCTGCATCCTTCTTCTGTGCCCGCAGACTCAGGACGAGTCCTTGCAGGGCCCAGCCGTTTTCGGGATTGAGGCGCAGATCTTCACGATAGACCGATTCGGCCTCCTCCGCACGACCCGCCAGCAACAGGACCGCCCCAAGATTGTGGCGAACCGGTTGAACCCAGAACGGCGGCTCGCTGTACGGCAATGAGGCCTCAAGTTGCATCGCCTCGCGCAAGGCCTGGATACCGGCCTCGTACTGCCCCCGTCGCGCCGCCAACTCCCCGACCAACACCCGCTCCGCGACCTTCAAGACCGCGCGACTCGTTTTGGCTTCCGTCGTCTTCGCCCTGGCAAAGGGCTTCAAGGCCCTTCTGAGATTGGCCAATTCACCCTCGGCGCTCCCGAACCGCGTCGTGGCGGCAAAGGCGAGTCCCCTGACGTAATGCCACAGGCCGGTGGTGAGCCGCAGCCCTTTGGGAGGCGGTGGTTGGCGGATCAGGTCGTTCCAATGACCGAACCGAGCCATGGTCAACAATAGAGTCGGAGCATAGAACTCCAGCGACGGCTCCTTGGCCAGCTCCTCGGCCGAAACCCTCGTCAGGAGATCCCGCCCGACTTGCAATGCCTCTGCGCTCCGGCCTTCCATCATCAACGAGGCATTCAGAAAATGCAGGTTGTGGGCATAGTAGCCCGACGCATAGTTGCCATCCAAAGGATGGCGGGCCAGATACTCCTGGTCCACCGTCGCCGCCGTGGCATTGCGTTCCGACGCTTCCCGATAGAGACCTACACGCATATAGATATGAGCCGGCATGTGTACGAGATGCCCGGCGCCCGGCATCAGGGACGGCAGCCGCTTCGCGCAGTCGAGCCCCCGTTGGGGATCGCGCGAAGCCTCGACCGCGTGGATATAGTAATGGCAAGCCCCCGGGTGATCAGGGTTTCGCTGCAGCGCCGTTTCCAACGATGTCACGATCTGCTCCGTCCCAGGCTGAGGCAGGCCATCCGCGCGCCAATAGTCCCAGGGCCGAAGCACCATCAGTGCCTCCGCCGAGAGGGTCGCAGCATCCGCGTCATCGGGATAGTCCTCGGCCAGCCGGCGCATCGCATTGGCGTAGGCTTGATCCTTCGCCTTCCTGCTCACGGCCTTCTTGAGCGAATATCTGGTAGCCAGTGCCTCCACATAGGCCTGCTCCTTGGGCGTCGCCTGCGCCAGACGCATCGTGGCCTGGCGGACGGCTTCAACGGCGCGAGGCTCTATCTTTTGGTCCATCGCCGCGTTGATATTCGGCCCCAAACTCAAGGCCAGGCCCCAGTAGGGCATGGGAGCATCGGGATCGAGGCGGGACGCCTCGGTGAATGATACGATCGCCTCCTCATGGTTGAAGGCATAGACCAACCTGAGCCCTTGATCGAAAAACCTTTGCGCCGGTTCTGATTTGGTGGTGATCGCGTGATGCCACGTGCCGAGGTTGTCGAAAAGCGTCGCCTCCGCCCGAACCGGTCCGACGGAAACGGACAGCGACAACCCAGCGGCCGTCACGGCGTGAATCAGCGCCTTTACAGATCTCCCATTCACCATCGACCAAGCTCCTGCTTCTTCGTGACGATTGTGAAACAGCAAAGGGTCGAAACCATTGTCGCCCTGCGACTCCTTCCCCGCAAATGGAAACACAAATTAGCAGCCCCGTCGAGAAGATACCAGTCCGGCCACAGAGGCGACGCGAAGAGAAGATGAGCCGATCGAACTGGTTGTTGGAAGGTACGGAATTCGGTGCGCCGGGGAGACGTGACGACAGGTAAACCGAAGGGGCTTGGACCGTAGACCGTTATGCGTTGAGGTAGGGGCTCTGGGGCACTTCGGCTGAAGAGTCCCGTCGCTCTCTCGCCGCGTTCTTCTCACGATAGGGAAGCGAGCGGGACGAAACCAGGGAGAGGTCCAACCCCGGAGGTTGCGCCATCTCCATGTCCTTACCCATGAACATCAACACCTGTTGCTGCGAGGTCACAAGGGCACGCAGGTCTTGCAACTGCGCGGTGAGGTCCTCGACCTGCGCCTGCTGGATGGAGACCTGCTGCCGTAACTGTTGGAGTTCCACTTGCGTAGACTGGGTATGTTGGATCACCCACTCCTTGATCTCACGCGCTTGCGCCGCCAACGCTCGTTGCACATAGCCGGCACGGTCGCGCAGCCGAAAAATCACCTCTCCCACCGAACCTTCCCACCGTCTGGCCGGCATCAACCCGGTTTCAGCCTGAGCAGCGTCCTCGGCATGTCTGGCCACGGGAGCACCCAACCATTTCGACAGGCGCTGCCCCACCGGCTGGACCGCCCGCTCGTTGGAGCTGCCGTACTGGCACCAGTCCTCGAAGCGTTCGGTGAGGTCTTCCAATTTGACGAAGACCTTGCTCACCGCGGCGCGCAACGGCGAAGGCGCAAATGGATGCACCCAACCCTTCTGATCCTTATCGGGAACGAAGGTCAGGAGATTCACCGGCTTTTCAGCCAAACGTTGCTGTTTCCGCGTCATCGATGAATCACAATAAGATCGGTAAAGTCAGTACAACCTAGTTTATTCATTACTCTTTCCGATCGTCCGAGTCAATGGCCCAGGCGGGGTTTTTTCACAGGCCCACCCTTCTCGATCCAGAGGCGGAAGGGGTCTGGTTAGAATCTGGTCACGCTCGAAAAGTTGAAATCGTGGAGCCGCATGGCCGGCACCAGGGCCTTGCCGGTCTCCGACGTCACCGCTTCCGCCGGCGTGGTGTAGGCATCCACCTGGTTGAAGGCGCGCAAGGGACTGTCGTGAAACCGGAAGTTCCGGATGGCCGACGTGACCTCGCCGTTTTCGATCAGAAAGGTGCCGTCCCTGGTCATCCCGGTCAAGGTCAAATCGGATGGGTTGACGGGGCGGATGTACCAGAAATTCGTCACCAGGATACCCCGCTGTGTCGTGCGGATGAGATCGTCCACCCTTGTGCCGAGCGGGCGTTCCCCCGACAAACAGGGAGACTCCAATGTCGTCAACGGGTCGATATGGTGTTCCTGTGCTGTATACCGATCATGCAGGAGCTGCCGTAGGACCCCTGCCTCGATCCAGCCGGACCCGATCACGGGAAGTCCCTCGTTCGTAAAGCCATGTCCCAAGAGGTCCGCATGGTCCGGTTGATTGACCAGGGACAGCCGCCGGTCGAGAATCCGCGTACCCAGCTTCCCACTGAAGGGGCTCGTCCCCTTGTAGAACGATTTCGCATCCAACATCCAGACCATCCAACTCAGGAGGCCTGCGACTGCCGCCGGCTCCAGGATGACCGTATACCGGCCGGGCGGTAATTCTTGAGGTTCGTCCGCGCCGCGCTTCGCCTTGTTGATGGCGGCCAGGGTGCGTTCCTGGACATGCAGGCGATCGATGGATCGATGGGCTGCCGCCGACCAGCCGGTGGCCTCGCCGGCCTGTACCGTCAGGCTGAACCGCGCCTCGGTCCGTTCCTCGTAAGCCGAGAGGCCGGTGTCTGCCGCCACCCCTACGATCGCGACAGTGGAAGAGACCGTTCCGGCGGCATTCAAATTTTCCATCTTGCATTGCCCGATCGCTTCACGGGCATAGTCGAGTCTCCGCGCGGGACCGGCGGCGCTTGTTTCGAGACGGGCGGTCGGCAGCAGCAGATACGATTGGGCTCCGACGGGCGGGAGGTATTCAGGATCTTCCGGTGAGATGCGGGCGAGACGCTCGGCCTGCTTGAGAGTTTCACGCACCGCCCCGGCGGTGAAGTCGGTCGTGGTGGCGGTCCCATGCTGCCGCCCGAAGGCCACGGTGATCGCCAGGGTCCCGCGCCGCTGGTTCACGTTCTGAATCACTTGATTGTTCGCAAAGCGCGTCGTGCCGCCATGGCTGTCGCGCAACGACAGGAAGGTGTGGTCGCCGGTGGAATGACTCATCACGAGATCGGTCAGGAAACCGAATTCCTCGCGACTCGTCAACTTGGGCCACGATGGGGTGATCGGTGAAGTCATTCCTCGGCCTTGGCTTGTCCCGTAATCACATCGACGCGTCTGAACCGGGCATGGGAGGCGGCGTGGGTCATCCAGCCCGATTGGCCCGGTTGGCCCTTGCCGCAGGTGATGAATCCATACCGCCGGCGATGGGCGCGGTCGGCCACGCCGTCGCAGCGGCCCCAAAACTCCGGCGTGATGCCGTGGTACACCACATCCCGCAGCATGTGGGTGCGCCGGCCGTTTTCGACCAGCCAAAAGGCATCGCCCCCGAACTGAAAATTGTACCGCCGCTGATCGATGCTGTAGGAGCCGTGGCCCTCGATATAGATCCCGCGTTTCACATCGGCCAGCAGGTCGTCGAGGGTCGCAGTTCCCGGTTCAAGGCCGATGTTCGCAATGCGGACCATCGGCACACTGCCCCAACTGTCGGCCCGGTTCGACCCGCGTGAACGCTCCTCCTTGATCTTCGGCGCGACTTCACGGTTCGTGCAATAGCCGACGAAGA
Protein-coding regions in this window:
- a CDS encoding SAM-dependent methyltransferase; its protein translation is MLLNEGRDMLKTDYVFHAAEEPRELARLQMLERIFDPGTQRRLLSAGLTTGWHCLEVGAGAGSIVRWLEQRVGPSGKVVALDTDPRFLRGSGSSTIEIQQGDICDVDLPPAAFDLVHARYVLIHIADYQAAFARMLRCVKPGGWVVIEEPDFEAARAVAGPDGARAAFGRVTAAIERMFTSLGMDHALGAKLPALFKCHHLSHLTVEHEGHLSAGGGPIAELMKLSAEQLRSKYVATGLVTGGDIDDYCRLADDTDAWSIYYATVAVTGWWQPQCAGERKE
- a CDS encoding TPR repeat protein, with translation MVNGRSVKALIHAVTAAGLSLSVSVGPVRAEATLFDNLGTWHHAITTKSEPAQRFFDQGLRLVYAFNHEEAIVSFTEASRLDPDAPMPYWGLALSLGPNINAAMDQKIEPRAVEAVRQATMRLAQATPKEQAYVEALATRYSLKKAVSRKAKDQAYANAMRRLAEDYPDDADAATLSAEALMVLRPWDYWRADGLPQPGTEQIVTSLETALQRNPDHPGACHYYIHAVEASRDPQRGLDCAKRLPSLMPGAGHLVHMPAHIYMRVGLYREASERNATAATVDQEYLARHPLDGNYASGYYAHNLHFLNASLMMEGRSAEALQVGRDLLTRVSAEELAKEPSLEFYAPTLLLTMARFGHWNDLIRQPPPPKGLRLTTGLWHYVRGLAFAATTRFGSAEGELANLRRALKPFARAKTTEAKTSRAVLKVAERVLVGELAARRGQYEAGIQALREAMQLEASLPYSEPPFWVQPVRHNLGAVLLLAGRAEEAESVYREDLRLNPENGWALQGLVLSLRAQKKDAAAAQEETRFRTAWARADVTLTGSRF
- a CDS encoding TldE/PmbA family protein, Actinobacterial subgroup, which translates into the protein MTSPITPSWPKLTSREEFGFLTDLVMSHSTGDHTFLSLRDSHGGTTRFANNQVIQNVNQRRGTLAITVAFGRQHGTATTTDFTAGAVRETLKQAERLARISPEDPEYLPPVGAQSYLLLPTARLETSAAGPARRLDYAREAIGQCKMENLNAAGTVSSTVAIVGVAADTGLSAYEERTEARFSLTVQAGEATGWSAAAHRSIDRLHVQERTLAAINKAKRGADEPQELPPGRYTVILEPAAVAGLLSWMVWMLDAKSFYKGTSPFSGKLGTRILDRRLSLVNQPDHADLLGHGFTNEGLPVIGSGWIEAGVLRQLLHDRYTAQEHHIDPLTTLESPCLSGERPLGTRVDDLIRTTQRGILVTNFWYIRPVNPSDLTLTGMTRDGTFLIENGEVTSAIRNFRFHDSPLRAFNQVDAYTTPAEAVTSETGKALVPAMRLHDFNFSSVTRF